One genomic window of Heterodontus francisci isolate sHetFra1 unplaced genomic scaffold, sHetFra1.hap1 HAP1_SCAFFOLD_63, whole genome shotgun sequence includes the following:
- the LOC137366338 gene encoding probable G-protein coupled receptor 139 — MNWNVTATGQNLRTIDWNVRRMNRSFIWEFDCLSTYYDWLPLDNRIYFTMKIIQHIYYPILAIVGVSVNLLTIGILSQGKCGLSKCVTRYLVAMSAADLLVIILDLILRHIPIVYQEQFQFLDSVPVCNIHAILLYAATDCSVWFTVTFTFDRFVAICCQKLKSKYCSEKTSAVVLGTVTVMSCLKNIFWYFMLTDEYELKNDPWFCDVTVESALSRFWGTIEFLHHILTPGLPFLLILLFNALTVRHILVSIRGRRRLWAHSNRDSRRDPEIESRRKSITLLLVISANFILLWTLLMVYSIWNRVWHLVPMSVRLPLFTRELGFMLQLLSCCTNTAIYAVTQTQFRQQLKNVLKYSFTSIIKFIQC; from the exons atgaattggaatgttacagcaacaggccagaatctgagaacaatagactggaatgttagaagaatgaacaggagtttcatctgggagtttgactgtcTTTCTACATACTATGATTGGCTCCCATTAGACAATCGGATATATTTCACAATGAagattatacaacacatttactatcccatcctcgctattgttggtgtctctg ttaacttgctgacgattgggatcttgtcccagggaaagtgtggtctctccaaatgtgtcactcgatacctggtggccatgtcagcggcggatctactggtcattatcctcgatctGATAttaaggcacattcccattgtttatcaggaACAGTTTCAATTCCTGGACTCCGTccctgtgtgtaatatccacgccatcctgctttacgcagcgacagactgttctgtctggttcaccgtcacttttacctttgatcgatttgtggccatttgttgccagaagctgaaaagtaaatattgcagtgagaaaacgtcggctgtggttctgggaacagtgactgtgatgagctgtttaaagaacatcttctggtattttatgttaacagacgAGTATGAGTTGAAGAATgacccctggttttgtgatgtaacagtcGAATCTGCGTTGTCTCGGTTCTGGGGAACAATCGAATtcctccatcacattctaaccccggggctcccatttcTGCTGATTCTGCtgttcaacgctctcaccgtcagacacattttagtaagcatcagaggacgcaggagactctggGCTCACAGCAATCGGGacagtcgcagagacccagagatcgagagccgaaggaaatccatcactttactgttagttatctcagccaatttcatcctgttatggacaCTGTTGATGGTGTATTCAATATGGAACCGGGTGTGGCACCTGGTGCCTATGTCTGTACGTCTACCTTTGTTTAcgcgggaattgggcttcatgctacagctcctgagttgctgcacaaacactgcaatttatgcagtgacccagactcagttcagacagcagttgaagaatgtgctgaaatattccTTTACTTCAATTATTAAATTCATTCAATGCTGA